One region of Demequina sp. TMPB413 genomic DNA includes:
- a CDS encoding methyl-accepting chemotaxis protein, translating to MLKVSLRDTARAVSRVVARRPRAGTAATGSGGGTVARKAVWHDNVGIRTKILAALGLVAVPAVAAALAVVMLGEQAISNNQQIVDTQQGVLAPVAELRELYALERVELDRLVFSSDAASHRDAVMSIADIDTRIKEATEQLEGQEMVADLPAWKALQAARSAWRQLRDSTLMPLAKDGDLAGFIEADADTGAASRATVAEVLGVFESALEEDTAARIESAQASSRTTMLAVVAMLAVGLSLAVWFGTRVAVTVRRRVKSVGDVLDAMSTGDLTRTVDVAGHDEVGRMAIKLDEARLHLAAVLRDVRDASGTVASAIESMSAAGRQVSSGSQSTAANAGRVASAADEVSRNVQAVSSGAEEMDSSIKEISQNTVEAARVATDAAEVASTTNGIVSQLGASSQEIGNVVKVITQIAAQTNLLALNATIEAARAGELGKGFAVVAGEVKDLAQETATATADIAERVEAIQKDAEAAVVAIGEITGIIEAINAFQTTIASAVEEQSATSHEMRRNMAVAADGSQSIASSITDVATETASSVAVLSTFDDSIDQLSSLSTTLRDRVAEFSF from the coding sequence ATGCTCAAGGTGAGCTTGCGCGACACGGCTCGCGCGGTCAGCCGGGTTGTAGCGCGCCGACCTCGCGCGGGCACTGCGGCTACTGGCAGCGGTGGCGGCACGGTCGCGCGCAAGGCGGTGTGGCACGACAACGTGGGGATTCGCACCAAGATTCTCGCCGCGCTCGGCCTCGTCGCCGTCCCTGCGGTGGCCGCCGCTCTTGCGGTCGTCATGCTGGGCGAGCAGGCGATCAGCAACAACCAGCAGATTGTCGACACCCAGCAGGGTGTCCTCGCGCCCGTTGCTGAGCTGAGGGAGCTCTACGCGCTCGAACGCGTCGAGCTCGACCGCTTGGTGTTCTCTTCTGACGCAGCCTCGCACCGCGATGCCGTGATGAGCATTGCGGACATCGACACGAGGATCAAGGAGGCGACCGAGCAGCTGGAGGGCCAGGAAATGGTCGCCGACCTGCCGGCCTGGAAGGCTCTTCAGGCCGCCAGGTCAGCGTGGCGCCAACTGCGCGACAGCACCCTGATGCCTTTGGCCAAAGACGGCGATCTGGCGGGCTTCATCGAGGCCGACGCCGACACCGGTGCGGCGAGCAGAGCGACGGTCGCCGAGGTGTTGGGCGTCTTCGAGTCTGCGCTCGAGGAAGACACTGCCGCCAGGATCGAAAGCGCCCAGGCAAGCAGCCGGACGACGATGTTGGCAGTGGTCGCGATGTTGGCCGTCGGGCTGTCGCTGGCAGTGTGGTTTGGCACGCGGGTAGCCGTCACCGTGCGCCGCAGGGTGAAGAGCGTCGGCGACGTGCTGGACGCCATGTCGACGGGTGACCTCACTCGCACGGTCGATGTCGCTGGGCACGACGAAGTGGGCAGGATGGCGATCAAACTTGACGAGGCAAGGCTTCACCTTGCGGCGGTATTGCGGGACGTTCGCGACGCGTCGGGAACCGTGGCGAGCGCGATTGAATCCATGTCAGCCGCCGGACGTCAGGTGAGCTCCGGCTCGCAGTCGACGGCCGCCAACGCCGGCAGGGTGGCGAGCGCGGCCGACGAGGTATCTCGCAACGTCCAGGCGGTCTCCTCAGGCGCAGAAGAGATGGACTCGTCCATCAAGGAAATTTCGCAGAACACCGTCGAGGCGGCCAGGGTCGCCACCGACGCCGCAGAGGTGGCGAGCACCACCAACGGGATCGTGTCTCAGTTGGGAGCGTCCAGCCAAGAGATCGGCAACGTCGTCAAGGTGATTACTCAAATCGCCGCCCAAACCAACCTGCTTGCGCTCAACGCGACCATCGAGGCGGCGCGGGCAGGGGAACTCGGTAAGGGATTCGCCGTTGTCGCCGGCGAGGTCAAGGACTTGGCCCAAGAGACGGCGACAGCGACCGCAGACATCGCCGAGCGTGTCGAGGCGATCCAGAAGGATGCGGAGGCAGCAGTCGTTGCCATCGGCGAAATCACGGGGATCATCGAGGCGATCAACGCCTTTCAGACGACCATCGCCTCGGCAGTCGAGGAGCAGTCTGCCACCTCTCACGAGATGCGGCGCAATATGGCAGTGGCCGCAGACGGCTCCCAGTCCATCGCCTCTTCCATCACGGATGTCGCAACGGAGACGGCCTCGTCCGTGGCCGTCCTCTCGACGTTCGATGATTCGATCGATCAGCTCTCGTCCTTGTCAACGACCCTGCGCGACCGCGTCGCGGAATTCTCGTTCTAG
- a CDS encoding chemotaxis protein CheW encodes MDDIVREFVVESHENLDQLDQDLVALEDQPGSRELLGSVFRTIHTIKGTSGFLAFGVLESLTHVGENLLAELRDGKRPMTPRTTDVLLKMVDAVREILRSIESSGTEGGADWSSVVADIQSVLDDPTGAPLASPKPAPAASAAQESEAAAPTKAAPKRKIVAKPRAKAPAKAAAKTPEKAAAKPRAKAPAKPRATRPSTTRKAIAAEPMTSPSVSAPIDPEQTLEVIEPELVEAMDNATSDAPTQSRTDDAPVRSAADASIRVDVDVLDALMRHVGELVLARNAMTRLSADIGDAALVRASQRLSLIATELQQGVMKTRMQPIEHVWSKVPRMVRDISASLGRHVRLEMIGQDTELDRGLLEAIKDPLTHLIRNAIDHGIESPEGRKEAGKADQGVLTLRAFHQGGQVVVEISDDGKGIDPQVISAKAVERGLRTQAQVAAMGTQDILQLLFLPGFSTAEVVTNVSGRGVGMDVVRTKVEAIGGVVDVQSTPGLGTTWRLRIPLTLAIMPALTVECAGETYAVPQVNLLELLAVDDKQSGVEYVGDAAVYRLRGQLLPMVDLRDVLGRTPRESLVGAVIAVLQADGGRFGLVVDQVLNTEEIVAKPIGAAVKAIGLYAGATLLGDGSVSLILDIPAVARKALDIDLQDAVRAATTEHTASVQKESMLIVSVGEGRQVAMPLGAVTRLERLPASVIEQVSGSSVMQYRGKITPVADLAQLLGDGGTMREEFAVIVCTRGERTVALVANEVVDIVDCDKVDFSDVSGYGLLGSIVVKDRVTELLDLRGAVEAIDSGFYDDHEAELVGAGMES; translated from the coding sequence ATGGATGACATCGTCCGCGAATTCGTGGTCGAGAGCCACGAGAACCTGGACCAGCTCGACCAGGACTTGGTCGCGCTAGAAGATCAGCCAGGCTCGCGAGAGCTACTCGGCTCCGTGTTCCGCACCATTCACACCATCAAGGGCACCAGTGGGTTCCTTGCGTTCGGCGTGCTGGAGTCCCTCACTCACGTGGGCGAGAACCTTCTTGCGGAACTCCGCGACGGAAAGCGTCCCATGACCCCGCGCACTACTGACGTGCTGCTCAAGATGGTCGACGCCGTTCGGGAGATCCTTCGCTCCATCGAGTCATCTGGCACAGAAGGCGGCGCCGATTGGTCCTCCGTTGTCGCCGACATTCAGTCCGTTCTGGATGACCCAACAGGTGCGCCCCTTGCTTCCCCAAAGCCCGCCCCCGCCGCGTCGGCCGCGCAAGAGTCGGAAGCGGCAGCTCCGACCAAGGCCGCACCAAAGCGCAAGATTGTGGCCAAGCCCAGAGCGAAGGCCCCCGCGAAGGCCGCCGCAAAGACGCCTGAAAAGGCGGCAGCCAAGCCCCGCGCCAAGGCTCCAGCCAAGCCCCGCGCCACCCGCCCGTCAACGACCCGCAAGGCCATCGCCGCCGAGCCGATGACCTCACCAAGCGTCAGCGCCCCCATTGACCCAGAGCAGACTCTCGAGGTCATCGAACCGGAATTGGTGGAAGCCATGGACAACGCGACCAGCGATGCGCCAACTCAAAGCCGAACGGACGACGCTCCCGTCCGATCTGCCGCCGACGCCTCGATTCGAGTCGACGTCGACGTGCTCGATGCCCTGATGCGCCACGTCGGCGAACTGGTGTTGGCGAGAAACGCCATGACGAGGCTGTCGGCCGACATTGGCGACGCGGCGCTCGTGCGCGCCTCGCAGCGCTTGTCGCTCATCGCGACAGAGCTCCAGCAAGGCGTGATGAAGACCAGGATGCAGCCCATCGAGCACGTGTGGTCGAAGGTGCCGCGGATGGTGCGCGACATCTCAGCCTCGCTCGGTCGCCACGTGCGACTCGAGATGATTGGTCAGGACACCGAACTTGACCGCGGGCTGCTCGAAGCGATCAAGGACCCGCTTACCCACCTGATTCGCAACGCGATCGACCACGGCATCGAGTCGCCGGAGGGTCGCAAGGAGGCTGGAAAGGCCGACCAGGGCGTCCTGACGCTCAGGGCTTTCCACCAAGGCGGCCAGGTCGTGGTCGAGATCAGCGACGACGGCAAGGGCATCGACCCGCAAGTGATCTCCGCGAAGGCGGTCGAGCGCGGGCTGCGCACTCAGGCACAGGTGGCCGCGATGGGCACCCAGGACATCTTGCAGTTGCTGTTCCTGCCTGGCTTCTCGACCGCAGAGGTGGTGACCAACGTGTCCGGCCGCGGCGTCGGCATGGATGTGGTGCGCACCAAAGTCGAGGCCATTGGCGGAGTGGTTGACGTGCAGTCGACTCCCGGCCTTGGCACGACGTGGAGGCTGCGCATTCCGCTGACGCTAGCGATCATGCCAGCGCTCACCGTCGAGTGTGCGGGCGAAACCTACGCCGTGCCACAAGTCAACCTGCTGGAGTTGCTTGCCGTCGATGACAAGCAGAGCGGCGTCGAGTACGTCGGCGACGCCGCCGTCTACCGCCTGCGTGGACAGCTCTTGCCCATGGTCGACCTGCGGGACGTCCTTGGTAGGACGCCACGCGAGTCCCTCGTCGGCGCAGTGATTGCCGTGCTCCAGGCCGATGGCGGCCGCTTCGGTCTTGTGGTGGACCAGGTGCTCAACACGGAAGAGATTGTGGCCAAGCCCATCGGGGCCGCCGTCAAGGCGATCGGCCTGTATGCAGGCGCGACGCTGCTGGGCGACGGATCCGTGTCGCTCATCTTGGACATCCCTGCGGTGGCCCGCAAGGCTCTCGACATCGACCTGCAGGACGCTGTGCGTGCCGCCACCACCGAGCACACCGCGTCCGTGCAAAAGGAATCCATGCTCATCGTGTCGGTCGGTGAGGGCCGCCAGGTCGCGATGCCGCTCGGCGCAGTCACTCGACTCGAGCGCCTACCCGCGAGCGTCATCGAGCAAGTGTCCGGATCGTCGGTGATGCAGTACCGCGGCAAGATCACGCCAGTGGCCGATCTCGCCCAACTGCTGGGCGATGGAGGCACCATGCGCGAAGAGTTCGCGGTCATCGTGTGCACGCGCGGCGAGCGCACCGTCGCTCTCGTGGCGAACGAAGTGGTCGACATCGTGGATTGCGACAAGGTCGACTTCTCCGATGTCTCCGGCTATGGCCTGCTGGGCTCCATCGTGGTCAAGGACAGGGTGACGGAACTGCTTGACCTCCGCGGAGCAGTCGAGGCGATCGATAGCGGTTTCTACGACGACCACGAGGCCGAGCTCGTCGGCGCTGGAATGGAGTCCTGA
- a CDS encoding flagellar biosynthesis protein FlhA, with the protein MSGRLSQFAVPLGVVGIVLLLVVPLPAAMLDFLIVTNIAMALVVLLTSMYVKRPLDFSVFPSMLLVLTLFRLGLNVASTRLVLRDGYAGEVIGAFGHFVVGGSLIIGLVIFLILVVIQFAVITNGAGRVAEVGARFTLDAMPGKQMAIDADLNAGLIDEDTARQRRADIAAEADFYGAMDGGSKFVKGDAIAGIIITIVNLLGGFAIGMLQMGMSPGESLERFSLLTIGDGLVTQIPALLMSVSTGLIVTRATASSDMGTAASEQLTQSRTALTIAGGTAIVLALVPGMPKLPFIAVGAVLLIVGQRIGVRDKAEKASKEVVPAADASAPAPDSPEALMEQMRVHALEIQLAPDLVDLVGSGTDQDLLARVRGLRRKIAMELGLVVPPVRTRDSVELPRSTYVVKIAGVEVGRGEAPSGRLLALGDHLEQIVGTPVHEPVFGLTGKWIPTEMRAQAELAGATVVDRVSVLVTHLGSIITSNASRLLTREDVRVLVEGVKQVNPAVVDELVPGMLSLGEVQRVLQGLLTERVSIRDLPRVFEGLTLRAKMSTDPEGLIEAARTALGPAVSAPYVHDGILRVITLEPVLEQQLLEARRPSEEGTQLVVDPDRVERLLTSLRDRVQDIEMGGREAIVVCAPGLRPALRRTVALALPTMPVLSYSEVTCAPVQVETVGVVTDASALAA; encoded by the coding sequence ATGAGTGGACGCCTCAGCCAGTTCGCCGTTCCCCTCGGCGTTGTTGGCATTGTCTTGCTCTTGGTGGTGCCGCTGCCGGCCGCCATGCTCGACTTCCTCATCGTTACCAACATCGCGATGGCGCTCGTGGTCCTCCTGACGTCGATGTACGTCAAGCGACCCCTCGACTTCTCGGTGTTCCCGTCAATGCTGCTGGTGCTCACCCTGTTCCGGCTCGGCCTCAATGTGGCCTCGACCCGGTTGGTGTTGCGCGACGGCTACGCAGGCGAAGTTATCGGGGCCTTCGGCCACTTCGTCGTGGGCGGCTCGCTCATCATCGGCCTCGTGATCTTCCTCATCCTGGTGGTCATTCAGTTCGCCGTCATCACCAATGGTGCGGGCCGCGTGGCGGAGGTGGGCGCGCGCTTCACGCTCGATGCCATGCCTGGTAAGCAGATGGCGATCGACGCCGACTTGAACGCCGGACTCATCGATGAGGACACCGCCCGCCAACGTCGCGCTGACATCGCTGCGGAAGCCGACTTCTACGGCGCGATGGACGGCGGATCCAAGTTCGTCAAGGGCGACGCGATCGCCGGAATCATCATCACCATCGTGAACCTGCTGGGAGGCTTCGCGATCGGCATGCTACAAATGGGCATGTCTCCTGGAGAGTCGCTCGAGCGCTTCTCGCTCTTGACCATCGGCGACGGCCTCGTGACCCAAATCCCTGCCCTCCTGATGTCCGTCTCCACCGGTCTGATCGTGACCCGAGCCACGGCGTCGTCCGATATGGGCACGGCCGCAAGCGAGCAGCTCACCCAGTCGCGCACAGCCCTCACCATCGCTGGAGGCACCGCCATCGTGCTGGCTCTGGTGCCAGGAATGCCCAAGTTGCCGTTCATCGCGGTGGGCGCCGTCCTGCTCATCGTCGGTCAACGCATCGGCGTGCGCGACAAGGCGGAGAAGGCGAGCAAGGAAGTGGTGCCAGCGGCCGACGCCAGCGCACCGGCGCCTGACTCGCCAGAAGCGCTCATGGAGCAGATGCGTGTTCACGCGCTCGAGATCCAGTTGGCTCCCGACCTGGTAGACCTTGTGGGCTCCGGCACTGATCAGGACTTGCTGGCCAGGGTGCGCGGCCTGCGTCGCAAGATCGCCATGGAGTTGGGCCTGGTGGTGCCGCCCGTGCGCACCCGCGACTCGGTGGAACTGCCGCGCTCCACGTACGTGGTCAAGATCGCTGGGGTCGAGGTCGGCCGCGGCGAGGCGCCTTCTGGGCGTCTGCTGGCGCTCGGCGATCACCTCGAACAGATCGTCGGCACCCCCGTCCACGAGCCGGTCTTTGGCTTGACGGGCAAGTGGATCCCTACCGAGATGCGGGCCCAAGCGGAACTCGCGGGCGCGACCGTGGTGGACAGGGTGTCGGTGCTGGTCACTCACTTGGGATCCATCATCACGTCCAACGCCTCGCGGCTCCTGACGCGCGAAGATGTGCGCGTCCTGGTCGAAGGCGTCAAGCAGGTCAACCCTGCTGTGGTGGACGAGTTGGTGCCGGGGATGCTGTCACTTGGAGAGGTGCAACGGGTGCTCCAGGGACTGCTCACCGAGCGAGTGTCCATCCGTGACTTGCCCAGAGTCTTCGAAGGCCTCACCTTGCGCGCCAAAATGTCGACGGACCCAGAGGGCCTCATCGAGGCCGCACGCACCGCACTGGGACCGGCGGTCTCTGCCCCCTACGTGCACGACGGCATTCTGAGGGTCATCACTCTCGAGCCGGTGCTCGAACAGCAGCTGCTTGAAGCCCGCAGGCCGAGCGAGGAGGGCACCCAACTGGTGGTCGACCCCGATCGCGTCGAGCGATTGCTGACGAGCCTGCGTGACCGCGTTCAGGACATCGAGATGGGCGGTCGGGAGGCGATCGTCGTGTGCGCGCCTGGGCTGCGGCCGGCCTTGCGACGTACCGTCGCACTAGCGCTCCCCACCATGCCCGTGCTGTCATATTCGGAAGTGACGTGCGCTCCCGTGCAGGTCGAGACCGTAGGGGTGGTGACCGATGCCTCAGCGCTTGCTGCTTGA
- a CDS encoding flagellar biosynthesis protein FlhB, with translation MSNDAGGDKTEKATPKRIKELRRDGSLQRSQDLSAWVGIAAAAAVLPLVLNKVSEEARTQMATIATVAQSPDPVLAQQALWDGMVSMFMTMAPLLLAVFLAAILSGAVQGGIHFAPKKLKPSFKHFNPKQGAKKIFGGQAWWNGAKAALKAGAIGAVLYIVIQSLVPLLLGSGAHSLTSIIDTAVGGTNDLVRTGIVAGLVLAGADMLVVMKRNRKQTRMSMKEIKDENKNTEGDPLLKGAIRSRQLQMSRNRMMAEVAHADVVLVNPTHVAVALKYEPGTGAPRVVAKGKGHVATRIRQVASDKKIPMVQDIALARALHAACKLGDEIPAELYTSVARVLAFVLALRRRGAAVGMHRNPHATPVAA, from the coding sequence ATGAGCAACGACGCCGGTGGTGACAAGACCGAGAAGGCCACTCCCAAGCGCATCAAGGAGTTGCGCAGGGATGGCTCCCTGCAGCGCTCTCAGGATCTCTCGGCATGGGTGGGCATCGCCGCCGCGGCAGCGGTGTTGCCGCTCGTCCTCAACAAGGTCTCAGAAGAGGCCCGCACCCAGATGGCAACGATCGCCACCGTCGCTCAGTCGCCCGATCCTGTTCTCGCTCAGCAAGCGCTGTGGGATGGCATGGTGTCCATGTTTATGACGATGGCGCCGCTGCTCTTGGCTGTCTTTCTCGCCGCGATCCTGTCCGGCGCAGTCCAGGGCGGCATCCACTTTGCACCCAAGAAGCTCAAGCCCTCGTTCAAGCACTTCAATCCGAAGCAAGGCGCCAAGAAGATCTTCGGCGGCCAGGCGTGGTGGAACGGAGCGAAGGCAGCGCTCAAGGCCGGGGCGATCGGCGCCGTCTTGTACATCGTCATTCAGTCGCTGGTGCCTTTGCTACTCGGCTCCGGCGCCCACTCGCTCACGTCGATCATCGATACCGCCGTCGGCGGCACGAATGACCTGGTGCGCACCGGCATCGTCGCGGGCCTCGTGCTGGCGGGGGCGGACATGCTCGTGGTGATGAAGCGCAACCGCAAGCAGACGCGTATGTCCATGAAGGAAATCAAGGACGAGAACAAGAACACTGAAGGCGACCCGTTGCTGAAGGGCGCCATCCGCTCTCGCCAGTTGCAGATGAGCCGCAACAGGATGATGGCGGAAGTCGCGCACGCCGACGTCGTGCTGGTCAACCCCACCCACGTGGCCGTCGCGCTGAAGTACGAGCCGGGCACCGGCGCCCCGCGAGTGGTCGCGAAGGGCAAGGGTCACGTTGCGACCCGCATCCGCCAGGTCGCCTCCGACAAGAAGATCCCCATGGTCCAAGACATCGCGCTCGCGAGGGCCTTGCACGCCGCATGCAAGCTCGGCGACGAGATCCCCGCCGAGCTCTACACCTCTGTTGCCCGAGTCCTCGCCTTCGTCCTCGCCTTGCGCCGCCGCGGCGCAGCCGTCGGAATGCACCGCAACCCTCACGCCACGCCGGTCGCCGCATGA
- the csrA gene encoding carbon storage regulator CsrA has product MLVLSRRVGERLIIGKDIVVTIIDVRSDGVRVGIDAPREIRVTRAEIFEAVEKHNVEAASADDSALETLRGLAPSPKSMPAQKPRGDAKA; this is encoded by the coding sequence ATGCTCGTCCTGTCGCGCCGTGTCGGTGAGCGCCTCATCATCGGTAAAGACATCGTGGTGACGATCATCGACGTGCGCTCCGACGGCGTTCGCGTCGGAATCGACGCACCGCGAGAGATTCGCGTGACGAGAGCCGAGATCTTCGAAGCGGTGGAGAAGCACAACGTCGAGGCAGCGTCGGCCGACGACAGCGCCCTCGAAACGCTGCGCGGGCTCGCACCATCTCCCAAGTCGATGCCCGCTCAGAAGCCTCGGGGCGACGCCAAAGCGTAG
- a CDS encoding chemotaxis protein CheW, which translates to MQHQLATFKLDNRLYGVDVARVQEALRLHQRTAVPHAPRTVAGLVNLRGQVVLMVDLRARLGREPYGPDDEPMMVVVKVDGEPVSLLVDQVGDVLQLDSEQFGPPPPTLEAALRDVVTGVYSMDEGLLLSLDVDLAARV; encoded by the coding sequence ATGCAACACCAACTTGCGACTTTCAAGCTCGACAACCGCCTCTACGGCGTGGACGTGGCGAGGGTTCAAGAGGCACTGCGCCTCCACCAGCGCACCGCCGTTCCGCACGCCCCTCGCACCGTCGCCGGGCTGGTCAACCTGCGCGGCCAGGTGGTGCTGATGGTGGACTTGCGCGCGCGGCTTGGACGTGAGCCCTACGGCCCAGATGACGAGCCGATGATGGTCGTGGTCAAGGTCGACGGGGAGCCAGTGAGTCTGCTGGTCGACCAGGTGGGTGACGTCTTGCAGCTCGACTCCGAGCAGTTCGGGCCGCCACCGCCCACGCTGGAGGCCGCGCTGCGGGACGTCGTCACCGGCGTGTACTCCATGGACGAAGGCCTCTTGCTGTCGCTCGATGTCGACCTCGCGGCGCGTGTCTAG